In Vespa velutina chromosome 1, iVesVel2.1, whole genome shotgun sequence, the following proteins share a genomic window:
- the LOC124957082 gene encoding uncharacterized protein LOC124957082 isoform X2, translating to MMSETVVTVDNSSNNTSNNPRQVPTVKTEPGQPSPLAGIRLNVPYFRTIPGIIKLVQLGLGIICMACVSPALVGASHWFLFVATTSFIATLLWCFVYLLSIREALKIPINWILTYINFLGAVKYIGGSGTLYDRFYRSAFPLEFSI from the exons ATGATGTCGGAGACCGTAGTGACCGTGGACAATTCCAGCAACAACACGAGTAACAATCCACGACAGGTGCCTACTGTAAAGACGGAACCAGGTCAACCTAGCCCTCTGGCTGGCATAAGGCTCAATGTGCCCTATTTTAGAACTATACCTGGTATCATAAAACTCGTACAATTG GGTCTTGGAATAATATGTATGGCATGTGTTTCGCCGGCATTAGTGGGTGCATCCCATTGGTTTCTATTCGTTGCAACGACATCTTTTATTGCTACACTTTTGTGGTGTTTCGTTTATCTTCTCTCGATACGGGAAGCACTTAAGATTCCCATCAATTGGATATTAACG tatattaattttttaggAGCTGTTAAATACATCGGTGGAAGCGGTACTTTATATGATCGCTTTTATCGCTCAGCTTTCCCGTTGGAGTTCAGTATCTAA
- the LOC124957055 gene encoding dynein axonemal intermediate chain 3-like, which translates to MLRKRVKYPTGWTLLDENIKDVERVCLDPETQRKLCCIVGEYVFLEYPWIYVPRDDVLKLSHEIGSCLGAYREKISAYNGTSFLFGYNSIELSSDKFVICLTEEARDAIVQRNKNISKAILNGIREQTEKIPKFWKSLGSEDDLESSAENTRELYEIEINLPTTLSGLDRQLSDRDSEGCRDSYIDLIPINETFDNINKLLVSRGTQTHLQPRESYVQTYPKNPRNACTQYVYEDTLNGKLPDLKDFENVEKSCDETEQSIDNKEELEEKKEKESETEISREKEPIEIFLEEHSQRMIDEIKYNAVVNLYVDDIKSLRKDDNKTIKSIEIPIRGEYQFFIDLKAIKGNTISDISWHPKVMNFVVVSYIGLSNIIPTLNSNPGALLWSLSDTLKPQSYLRSNEDVHCISFCPSRENIVIAGCENGQLVIWYIPSHIINSGSIMNNNNKSKALIDQQDIFVINVTATSKEDFSHRLPIRKIRWIPAKFQIEPNGKLMKSLNDVNTCQFMTISVGGIIIIWTLDLSLNLSNDILKETYRLSISIPNNSHNFTLLCVSISSESLQEECNNTHRKVNESDRKEEEYTRRLWLGTGEGELVRCTWKGQMFDAEPSSTEKCNFLDRSFAHDGPVIEIVRCHRLLDVILTMGGHVFAMWNENYLESPIFWRRSKVIYTACCWSCQPGVFLMGRYDGELEMWDIKRKTGEPVFIRNISNGPLTVLSFWKKTKESPGLIGIGDHRGIFRVFKEPAKYLDDDERMDWFEEFVWREVKRKKVFSSWQSEFLRNDPTVIAKRLEKEDQERKRKLKEAKENLQREQERRLKLEADKKARSAPKSKETIWKLKEQKRMRSVLLNKKGFVPEELERRKLPLVRLQQEKRLKSQKIEKEVNLCKKSYEDIVALQIPETSNSFQRTTKVLDEKVNEVEEGVETNIEQYMQQYCNIRDEVRKILAEKLEQTIS; encoded by the coding sequence ATGTTAAGAAAACGGGTTAAGTACCCGACTGGGTGGACGTTGCTCGACGAAAATATCAAAGATGTAGAACGCGTGTGTCTCGATCCCGAAACTCAAAGAAAACTGTGCTGTATAGTCGGCGAGTATGTCTTTTTGGAATACCCATGGATATACGTTCCTCGGGACGACGTTTTAAAGCTTTCCCATGAAATAGGATCTTGTTTGGGAGCTTacagagaaaaaatttctgcTTATAATGGTACAAGTTTTTTATTTGGTTACAATTCGATTGAACTGAGTTCTGATAAATTTGTGATTTGTCTTACGGAAGAGGCAAGAGATGCTATTGtccaaagaaataaaaacatttcgaAAGCTATTTTAAATGGTATTCGTGAACAGACAGAAAAGATTCCAAAATTTTGGAAATCCTTAGGTAGTGAGGATGATTTGGAAAGTTCAGCTGAAAACACAAGAGAATTGTACGAAATAGAGATCAATCTTCCAACGACTTTATCAGGTTTAGATCGTCAACTTTCTGATAGAGATTCTGAAGGATGTAGGGATAGTTACATCGATTTGATACCTATCAATGAAACGTtcgataacattaataagCTTCTAGTTTCTCGTGGAACTCAGACACATCTACAACCTCGAGAAAGCTATGTTCAAACATATCCCAAAAATCCTAGAAATGCTTGTACTCAGTACGTATACGAGGACACTTTAAACGGTAAATTACCTGATTTGAAGGATTTTGAAAACGTTGAGAAATCTTGCGACGAAACTGAAcaaagtatcgataataaagaggaattagaagaaaagaaagagaaagagagtgaaacaGAAATTAGCAGAGAAAAGGAAcccattgaaatatttttggaaGAACATTCTCAACGAATGATCGATGAGATCAAATACAATGCTGTTGTAAATCTTTATGTAgatgatattaaaagtttGCGTAAAGATGACAATAAAACGATCAAATCCATAGAAATACCAATCCGTGGCgagtatcaattttttatagatttaaagGCCATTAAAGGTAATACTATTTCTGACATTTCTTGGCATCCAAAGGTAATGAATTTCGTAGTTGTTTCTTACATTGGATTATCTAACATAATTCCTACATTGAATTCCAATCCAGGTGCGTTACTCTGGTCATTGTCCGATACCCTTAAACCACAATCGTATTTACGATCTAACGAAGATGTTCATTGCATTTCCTTTTGTCCCTCACGAGAAAACATAGTTATTGCAGGTTGTGAAAATGGTCAGCTAGTTATTTGGTATATACCATCTCATATAATCAACTCCGGTagtattatgaataataataacaaatccAAAGCATTAATCGATCAACAAGacatatttgttataaatgtgACAGCAACATCGAAAGAAGATTTTTCTCATCGGTTGCCAATTCGAAAAATCAGATGGATTCCAGCCAAATTTCAGATAGAGCCAAATGGAAAATTGATGAAATCTTTAAATGACGTTAACACTTGTCAATTTATGACAATTTCAGTAGGTGGTATCATCATCATTTGGACCCTTgatttatcattgaatttGTCCAACGATATCTTAAAAGAAACATATCGATTATCTATATCAATACCGAACAATTCTCATAATTTCACGCTTCTCTGCGTCTCCATTTCCTCGGAAAGCTTACAGGAAGAGTGTAACAATACTCATCGAAAGGTCAACGAGTCCgataggaaggaagaagagtatACTAGGAGATTATGGTTGGGTACCGGGGAAGGGGAATTGGTGCGTTGCACCTGGAAAGGCCAGATGTTCGATGCGGAGCCGTCAAGTACTGAGAAGTGTAACTTCCTCGATCGTTCCTTTGCTCACGATGGTCCCGTTATCGAAATCGTTCGATGTCATCGTCTGTTGGACGTTATTCTAACGATGGGTGGACATGTTTTTGCTATGtggaatgaaaattatttggaATCACCGATTTTCTGGAGAAGATCCAAGGTTATTTATACTGCTTGTTGTTGGAGCTGTCAACCTGGTGTCTTTCTGATGGGCAGATATGATGGTGAATTAGAAATGTGGGATATCAAACGAAAAACTGGAGAACCTGTTTTTatcagaaatatttcaaatggaCCATTAACTGTATTATCTTTttggaagaaaacaaaagaatcaCCTGGCCTGATTGGAATTGGTGATCACAGAGGTATCTTTCGTGTGTTTAAAGAACCAGCTAAGTATTTAGATGATGATGAAAGAATGGATTGGTTCGAGGAATTCGTATGGAGagaagttaaaagaaagaaggtctTTTCAAGCTGGCAAAGCGAATTTCTTAGGAACGATCCGACTGTGATAGCGAAAAGATTGGAGAAAGAGGatcaagaacgaaagagaaaattgaaagaagcTAAGGAAAATCTTcagagagaacaagaaaggAGATTAAAATTAGAGGCCGATAAAAAGGCGCGGAGCGCAccaaaatcgaaagaaaccATTTGGAAATTGAAGGAACAAAAGCGGATGAGAAGCGTTCTcttgaataaaaaaggatttgTTCCTGAAGAATTGGAAAGACGAAAATTACCGTTGGTTCGTTTACAACAAGAAAAACGTTTGAAATCGCAGAAAATTGAGAAGGAAGTTAATCTTTGTAAAAAATCTTACGAAGATATCGTAGCCCTTCAAATTCCTGAAACATCGAATTCTTTTCAACGAACAACTAAAGTCCTTGACGAGAAAGTAAatgaagtagaagaaggagTCGAGACAAATATAGAACAATATATGCAACAATATTGTAATATCAGAGACGaagttcgaaaaatattaGCTGAAAAACTTGAACAAactatttcataa
- the LOC124957095 gene encoding NADH dehydrogenase [ubiquinone] 1 alpha subcomplex subunit 13 produces MSTATKGFTQDLPPKEGYRPITTERVPLRTFLGGRAALGLCLVTTVVGHYLYFVEWKKVKKEVIEMRSAQFAIQPILLAERDRTFLKQIKRNIAEEKELMKNYPEWKVGTYKGEPIYKTVPEDEFIEPDHIEYFIHSHPRDFEAHNYLKLMS; encoded by the exons atgagTACTGCTACGAAAGGCTTTACTCAAGACTTGCCTCCGAAAGAGGGTTATCGTCCTATTACAACAGAACGTGTACCTTTGCGTACTTTTCTTGGAG gaCGGGCTGCTTTAGGTTTATGTTTAGTTACTACTGTGGTGGGGCATTACCTATATTTCGTAGaatggaaaaaagtaaagaaagaagtcATTGAAATGAGAAGTGCTCAATTTGCAATACAACCTATTTTACTAGCTGAAAGAGATCGAAC aTTCTTGAAACAAATCAAGCGTAATATcgcagaagaaaaagagctGATGAAGAATTATCCTGAATGGAAAGTGGGTACATATAAGGGAGAACCGATATATAAAACAGTACCGGAAGATGAATTTATTGAACCAGAtcatatcgaatattttatacattcacATCCACGTGATTTTGAAGCCCACAATTACTTGAAACTAAtgtcataa
- the LOC124957082 gene encoding uncharacterized protein LOC124957082 isoform X1, producing MMSETVVTVDNSSNNTSNNPRQVPTVKTEPGQPSPLAGIRLNVPYFRTIPGIIKLVQLGLGIICMACVSPALVGASHWFLFVATTSFIATLLWCFVYLLSIREALKIPINWILTELLNTSVEAVLYMIAFIAQLSRWSSVSNAPYIASNIAGGVFGILNTLAYAAGAYFLYIEWKSNNSQ from the exons ATGATGTCGGAGACCGTAGTGACCGTGGACAATTCCAGCAACAACACGAGTAACAATCCACGACAGGTGCCTACTGTAAAGACGGAACCAGGTCAACCTAGCCCTCTGGCTGGCATAAGGCTCAATGTGCCCTATTTTAGAACTATACCTGGTATCATAAAACTCGTACAATTG GGTCTTGGAATAATATGTATGGCATGTGTTTCGCCGGCATTAGTGGGTGCATCCCATTGGTTTCTATTCGTTGCAACGACATCTTTTATTGCTACACTTTTGTGGTGTTTCGTTTATCTTCTCTCGATACGGGAAGCACTTAAGATTCCCATCAATTGGATATTAACG gAGCTGTTAAATACATCGGTGGAAGCGGTACTTTATATGATCGCTTTTATCGCTCAGCTTTCCCGTTGGAGTTCAGTATCTAATGCTCCATATATTGCTTCGAATATCGCTGGtggt gtaTTTGGTATTCTAAATACTCTGGCATATGCCGCAGGTGCTTACTTCCTTTATATAGaatggaaaagtaataattcgcaatga
- the LOC124954897 gene encoding uncharacterized protein LOC124954897, producing MSHSVIIRTQTVTTNSTAIVINTGYIKTWSGILKFLQLALGIVCVGIAGDQFRPRYYNTTTDLFFLLIVTTFMIGTFILLLSCLSSLSTASIISKTIYELFYHSIAFGLVLSASLTLLVQVNKNNSREYELLLGASICGLVNSALYLLSTIIALRTYRGI from the exons ATGTCTCATTCTGTAATAATTAGAACGCAAACAGTGACGACCAATTCAACTGCGATTGTTATTAATACaggatatataaaaacttggagtggaattttaaaatttttacaactC GCTTTGGGAATCGTTTGCGTAGGCATTGCCGGTGATCAATTTAGACcgagatattataatacaacCACGGAtctattcttccttttaataGTAACAACGTTTATGATAGgaacttttattttgttactaAGCTGTTTGTCTTCCCTTTCTACCGCATCTATAATATCGAAAACGATATAC GAACTATTTTATCATTCAATAGCATTTGGTCTTGTTCTCTCTGCATCCTTGACATTACTGGtacaagtaaataaaaataattctagaGAATACGAATTGCTGTTAGGTGCTTCT attTGCGGTCTCGTAAATTCAGCGCTGTATTTGCTTAGTACAATAATAGCACTTCGTACGTACAGGGGTATTTAA